Proteins from a genomic interval of Medicago truncatula cultivar Jemalong A17 chromosome 3, MtrunA17r5.0-ANR, whole genome shotgun sequence:
- the LOC25488321 gene encoding uncharacterized protein: protein MDDEIISKSKPSPSIIYPIASQFPLIPSKDFDLYLHMESLYRQFQEVSKGRSNGNENQNAQITKEFSAWIEAEAASRHKLTSSQLEVSASERLAGATLSTISETIDERPIQLVAPKQKGNEISFEEGTTSTCDKTITSATHLEVVDGKTCIPFSSIVNIINLPSTNYVDIGDSYETFAIEDIDKQIKEDSLLAFETFLTGVPSFSIRTLLQELKTLLDSSSDLDHLVSDQESKSKLISLLHGLNQHQGLLPSDVKEFLEKVKTFFNDIMNKHATYQQLLKKHKQLLDLKPGLLTKLLSAKSKQFHIVSETSTANAQIHKRSLEIDELRKQLEDLENQIDDLKSVVNKCDVQKEELNTECSEWAQQSKEFASALASTEVDLREAERARNLAAEGFSNLKSSFPTF, encoded by the exons ATGGATGATGAAATAATTTCCAAATCAAAACCCTCTCCCAGCATCATATATCCTATTGCATCTCAGTTTCCTTTAATTCCTTCGAAAG attttgatttgTATTTGCATATGGAGAGTTTATATCGACAATTTCAAGAAGTTTCTAAGGGTCGCAGTAATGgtaatgaaaatcaaaatgcaCAAATCACTAAAGAATTTTCAGCCTGGATTGAAGCAGAAGCAGCATCAAGGCACAAGTTGACTTCATCACAG TTGGAGGTCTCTGCATCAGAAAGATTAGCAGGTGCAACTTTGTCCACCATTTCAGAAACAATCGATGAGCGACCTATACAATTAGTTGCTCCTAAACAAAAG GGTAATGAGAtaagttttgaagaaggaaCAACATCAACTTGTGACAAAACAATAACATCAGCAACTCATTTA GAAGTTGTTGATGGAAAAACATGCATACCCTTTTCTTCAATTGTCAATATTATAAACCTTCCTTCCACCAATTATGTTGATATTGGAGACTCCTATGAAACTTttg CAATAGAAGACATTGACAAACAGATCAAGGAGGATTCACTTCTTGCATTTGAGACGTTTCTTACTGGAGTGCCAAGTTTTTCCATTAGAACTTTACTTCAAGAATTGAAGACTTTGTTGGACTCATCATCAGACCTTGACCATCTTGTATCTGACCAAGAGTCCAAATCgaaattgatttctcttttgcaTGGATTGAATCAGCATCAAGGACTCTTACCTTCTGATGTGAAGGAGTTTCTTGAGAAAGTGAAGACCTTCTTCAATGACATCATGAACAAACACGCCACTTATCAACAACTACTTAAGAAGCATAAGCAACTTCTTGATTTGAAACCAGGTCTTTTGACGAAGCTTTTGAGTGCAAAGAGTAAGCAATTCCACATTGTCAGTGAAACTTCAACTGCCAATGCTCAGATACATAAACGCTCTTTGGAAATTGATGAACTTAGAAAACAGTTGGAAGATCTTGAGAATCAAATAGATGATTTGAAGTCAGTAGTGAACAAATGTGATGTTCAGAAGGAAGAGTTGAACACTGAATGCAGTGAGTGGGCACAACAAAGTAAAGAATTTGCTTCTGCACTTGCATCAACCGAGGTTGACTTAAGAGAAGCTGAACGTGCGAGGAATTTGGCAGCAGAAGGCTTTTCTAATTTAAAGTCTTCGTTTCCTACATTTTAG